A stretch of DNA from Paenibacillus sp. FSL W8-0186:
GGCTGCAGGAGGTCGGGCTGCAGGCTCCACAGTCGTGGCAGGATCTGCTGAAGCCGGAATACCGGGGCATGATCTCCATGGCTGATCCCCGATCCTCGGGGACGGCTTACACCACGTTGGCTACGCTGGTGCAGCTGTTTGGCGAAGACCAGGCTTTTGACTACTTGCGCCAGCTGCATCAGCAGAATGTCATCTACACCACCTCCGGCAGCGTTCCTGGACGTACCGTAGGCATGGGAGAAGTCGGTACGGCCGTCATGTTCTCCCATGATGCGCTGAAGTTCTACAAAGAGGGCTTTCAAAACCTCATCATCGGCTTCCCGACCGAAGGCACGGGCTACGAGATCGGCGCCGTCGGCATCATCAAGGGCGGCCCGCATCAAGAGGAAGCCCGCCAATTCGTCGACTGGGCGCTGACCAAGCAAGCCCAGGAGCTCGGCAAGCAGGTCGGCAACTACCAGCAGCTCACCAACCGCGACGCTATCGCGCCCGAGGAAGCGATCCCGCTGGAGAAGCTAAACGTCATCCCCTACGACCTCGACTGGGCCGGCCAAAACCGCGAGCGTCTGATCAACAAATGGACGACCGAGGTGCTGGGAGTGGGTAAGGGGAAGGATTGAGGGAGTTTCTGGGAATGGGAATATGGTGAGGGAATGAGAGGCTGAAGAGAGGGCCTAACTACAATGTTGTAGTTAGGCTCTATTTGTTGTTTCCTTGATTTTACAAATGGGCTATAATCTTGGGTAATGATGGAGGGTTTTGGGGGAGGGGGATAGATAGCGAGATGAGGATGATTGATGATTATAATAGGGATTCGAATCCCGCTGAAATTGAAAGGTATGCGAAGTTCTCGAAAAAGGAGTTAGGCGAAACTCTCGTAAACCATAAAAACAGTTTAAGGAGCAAGTAGTATGGCAAACCCCAGAGTTTTTGTAAGCTCAACCTGTTATGATTTAGGGGAAGTGCGAGATAGTCTTTACTCATTTATTAAATCGTATAATTTTGACCCGGTATTAAGTGAAAGAGGGGATGTCTTTTACCATCCGGAATTACATACACATGATAGCTGTATAAAAGAAATCGAGAATTGTCAAATTTTTGTGTTAATTATTGGTGGTCGCTTCGGGGGGAATTACATTGCGGATACCTCCCGTTCAATTGTAAATGCTGAATATATTTCCGCAAGAGAATGCGATAAGCCAGTTTTTTGTTTCATCAAAAGAGAAGTTTACGAAGATCATCGGGTCTATGTAAAGAACAAAGGAAATAAAAATATTGCAGAAAAAATAGTATACCCATCTATAGAGAACCAGAAGCATGCAATGAAAATATTTGAATTTATTGACGAAGTTAGACATGTATCGATAAATAATGGAATATTTCCATTTGAATTTGCCAGAGATATTCAAGAAAGTTTGAGAAAACAATGGTCGGGCATGTTTTATGATTTTCTGACAAGTAGAAAATATCAGAGAGAATTAGAAACTACTACGAAATTACTTGATCAACTAACACTTGCAAGTCAAAAAACAGAAGAAATGATCAAAAACATTTATATGCAATATGATAAAGAATTGATGCCAATTCAAGTGATTAATTACCAAGTTGAAGCTAAGCAATTTTTTGAACGAATATTACGTGAATTTAATATAACTAAAATTAAGACAATAGATATTGAATCCTTGGCGGAGGTTCCAAATACAATTTCCTGGTTCGAATTTTTAGAGTCTACTGGAACCTTTATCTACGAGCCAGGTCTTGTCGGAGAAGATTCCAATGGAAATGAAATTTGTGAAGACGTGTTATTTATTAATGGTGGTGTTGGAATAGGAATAGGAGGCCCATCATTTTCAAACAAAAGGAAAGAGAAGATTAAAAAAATTGAGGGGCTATTTGATGCATATTTGAAGTTGAATAAAGAACAGAGATTAACGCTTTTAAGAGAATTTGCATCAGAGGATATTGAGGTCTTTTAATACCATTTTAAATCATTTAAAACAAGAGCTTCGCCTAACACCATATACACGCTTCGGCATGAGCCACGGTACGAATCGACGTAGAAGACTGGGGAGAATCAGC
This window harbors:
- a CDS encoding DUF4062 domain-containing protein, translated to MANPRVFVSSTCYDLGEVRDSLYSFIKSYNFDPVLSERGDVFYHPELHTHDSCIKEIENCQIFVLIIGGRFGGNYIADTSRSIVNAEYISARECDKPVFCFIKREVYEDHRVYVKNKGNKNIAEKIVYPSIENQKHAMKIFEFIDEVRHVSINNGIFPFEFARDIQESLRKQWSGMFYDFLTSRKYQRELETTTKLLDQLTLASQKTEEMIKNIYMQYDKELMPIQVINYQVEAKQFFERILREFNITKIKTIDIESLAEVPNTISWFEFLESTGTFIYEPGLVGEDSNGNEICEDVLFINGGVGIGIGGPSFSNKRKEKIKKIEGLFDAYLKLNKEQRLTLLREFASEDIEVF
- a CDS encoding ABC transporter substrate-binding protein translates to MKKIAIGGLLLSLLMSLFLSACGKENSGTLTVYAGLYEDHAIKAIETFQKQTGIKVNYVRMSNGEILSRIRAERNSPKASIWFGGPADTFIQAKTEGLLEPYVSKNVEAIPQEYRDPEGYWTGIYVGSIAFVSNKTWLQEVGLQAPQSWQDLLKPEYRGMISMADPRSSGTAYTTLATLVQLFGEDQAFDYLRQLHQQNVIYTTSGSVPGRTVGMGEVGTAVMFSHDALKFYKEGFQNLIIGFPTEGTGYEIGAVGIIKGGPHQEEARQFVDWALTKQAQELGKQVGNYQQLTNRDAIAPEEAIPLEKLNVIPYDLDWAGQNRERLINKWTTEVLGVGKGKD